The following proteins come from a genomic window of Bactrocera tryoni isolate S06 chromosome 1, CSIRO_BtryS06_freeze2, whole genome shotgun sequence:
- the LOC120782443 gene encoding cadherin-89D: protein MQMLLSAKDTLNLWIIFICNCIVLNASNLGFVRATPACAFHMYDGVSAESEGVRFIRLREDAEIGKEILLLRAYPRSAIALRSVDNSGDHKYFGLTELNTTTVRITLTRSIEDLVDRDVPRNLLKFRVVCAGKNEKLEEGSYISITVYIEDVNDNAPEFLNTPYIVDVDENTPPGTIVFEGIQAFDRDKPNTPNSEVHFSMSTVPEQLSADGSPYFSLKSPHRPLLILKKDLDFDNGIRLFKLPLFAWDRGTPANQVNTTITINVRDVDDLPPKFTEGVYRTKINEFYPMTGIPIRVPLYFSPPIMAFDQDSLNATLIYEIISGNERKLFRVNPNNGIMYLQKEVDLEEESLPGNTFVLQVEARQRENPLRKAVARIEVEVLDLNDNVPEFEADFYNISIVENLPTGFSVLQVNAIDRDQGENAEFLYQLTEEPEAADAFRIDARTGWITVNDDRLLDREQRKSLHLMVEAIERHPPYMPDINLRKPGPSKVKVDITLLDTNDNTPKFENGNLYEFKVPITAPMGYKVGQVVALDPDEGPNGLLLYELQRPKGSGYIPFQLDTKNGTIYVNGPLRRGRIAVFVEASDQPTNPSERRFSLAVITIEVYATIDDQVIDFVGAPYEFWVGSNAPLGTSVGQVRTTLIYEGEDEIMYDLLHTYSEGVPFAIEERSGIITVIRELSEFTRKVYLFEAVANYLFANSTKALIMSRSSPPATTAPTPTELTDEGVLITNVTIHVVMKPENKVPMRPVIEEINMNVIHFHIEENIVGGIIGQLLYKNGVNVLNNELGTYRQFQTASNVTMGSRFRSRSRSRNTSSARMRSPRRLASDTNLKLRYIIANQQEVVNKISIAEDGTLLTLTGLDREEKDQYDLTVIVEYTTGLVSGAGIYQVTVEVDDVNDNAPKFNSLSYVGLINENSISGTEISVNQPIQITDADLGKNAEFRLILQGDYSDQFTIDFYNASKEAQNKSRHALQTPATFSVFNLTDQWNEEFKFVEMQNMLMQSDIRLTSGPYFRVTYSGKRPLDREKDQIYKLKLIAIDTGGLTTYSHLNILVADVNDNAPIFERISVFKESKVEIREYTTDMEIYFVDNSAVQMMGMMSSAMVVPPYHIPGSPRLSSEFSFNNSFADVRQQRGRRLRKRLSRGTGQSPIMKCPLFAIYENTPISTKVLQVMASDEDYGSNALVHYELAAEHVDRPIVGAQFSSRFTGARHFAIDKLSGELTVNYPLAANLDMLLNLTATDIDGLRDVTCLRFTVVDVNDHAPVFKKSWYSFDTEEGEYKDSVLGQVLAVDLDYGENANISYSLSETDLPFKIKELSGVIKITGLLDREVHPKYNFQVIATDNAEPLYRMSSTVDIEVNVMDINDNKPEFIGYDDVENAEKYIADLTDRTLTLPIYKAYLDRSTKPGMFVKQVNAIDKDYVGNGNGLVLYSILHQDIHNPIFQIDSRDGTITTVASFRSYNEYEHLNVTVVASDLGSPAHSSTAVVLINLQGQAVTEPTTDDTEPPNEQRNVTLFQHQYHEVQVLENNMAPLQLIKINITNGLNPEVFRWSLIIEETDEENFDAQPLFELDPKTTTLFALKSFDRELKSRYQLRVRADRLNREPRNYARISYPVTDERVDGLDPNECRIIVNIQDENDNEPRFKSAGQAIIAVVPRTATFGYPVTIVKAFDADEGINAEIRYRLLNEPSRLFGIDELTGKIRLIGIIPMDQRVYGFDVKATDRGGADDGRSSIVNVFVYIIDEARQVRIVVAGKPVEVEQRIDALMHVLSEAIQMDVRVRLLEPHVGGLEPATDAYIYAVDYRTNAILEMEQLQELLAGLQLDALQLQQQQGKDGNYDHKKIMPRIIELAEFGQLTHNTPHSGNFISGLEIVSIVLIVLCGIGATMIALCFLCLRQKRSTIWTQPEFPSSETGLTYSVARTGLAVAGSRRQHRHRQRQLQHKQQQQHKQLQQQQQVQLYGKSVKTTSSFIPESVCSSSSHTPSTAVAASPHSEHQHKQQQQHHQQPHNQLQSLHPAHQHSHHHPHSHNHALHSHLNHYTQSGHAQQQQLQQVSHQHLTDQRQREYIDVPLPKSVAKLAASNRSTTIENEPTSLPFVLSYNVRQPVNNLSPSAYETSMFSLHSNGQDSGVDFRSSRELYETSPDSFKTSSPHSQNLNASELLCPRHAKHKHSNNNIANGSGCSGTVAIGNDSSDNYEDSLKNDEPLVASNCRSSQHSSLCDHHHRNDYQNTNFEKRSGVRHSFSGVKDDLVQHSPQISLRPRGHILRNSMNDLEERLHNLEQSFRRPMDYTKSSSIF, encoded by the exons CTACACCAGCGTGTGCCTTCCACATGTACGATGGCGTCTCCGCGGAAAGCGAAGGTGTGCGCTTCATACGCCTACGAGAGGACGCAGAGATTGGCAAGGAAATACTGCTGCTGCGCGCCTACCCGCGTTCTGCCATAGCATTACGGAGTGTCGACAATTCCGGTGATCACAAATACTTTGGCCTCACCGAACTGAATACGACCACGGTGCGCATTACTTTAACACGTTCCATTGAGGACTTGGTGGATCGTGATGTGCCgcgcaatttgctgaaattccGTGTTGTATGTGCGGGTAAAAATGAAAAGCTCGAAGAG GGCAGTTACATATCGATAACTGTTTACATCGAAGATGTCAACGATAATGCACCAGAATTCCTCAACACACCCTACATCGTTGACGTGGATGAGAATACACCACCGGGTACTATAGTCTTTGAGGGCATACAAGCGTTCGATCGGGATAAACCGAATACACCGAACTCGGAAGTGCATTTCAGCATGTCCACAGTGCCAGAACAGCTATCGGCTGATGGCAGTCCATACTTTTCCTTGAAGAGTCCGCATCGCCCGCTGCTTATACTGAAGAAAGACTTGGATTTCGATAATGGCATACGGCTTTTCAAATTACCGCTATTCGCATGGGATCGCGGCACCCCCGctaatcaggtgaatacgacaATCACCATTAATGTACGCGATGTTGATGATCTGCCACCGAAATTCACCGAAGGCGTTTATCGCACAAAAATCAATGAGTTCTATCCAATGACG GGCATACCAATACGAGTTCCACTTTACTTCTCTCCGCCGATCATGGCATTTGATCAGGACTCACTGAATGCTACGCTAATATATGAGATCATTTCGGGCAACGAGCGTAAATTGTTTCGTGTGAACCCCAATAATGGCATTATGTATCTTCAAAAAGAGGTCGATTTGGAGGAAGAGAGCTTGCCAGGGAATACATTCGTGCTGCAGGTGGAGGCGCGCCAACGTGAAAACCCTTTGAGAAAGGCGGTCGCCAG AATCGAGGTGGAGGTACTCGATCTCAATGACAACGTACCAGAATTCGAAGCGGATTTCTACAACATCTCCATTGTTGAAAACTTACCCACCGGCTTTAGCGTGCTGCAAGTGAATGCCATCGATCGTGATCAAGGTGAGAATGCCGAATTTCTATATCAACTAACCGAGGAGCCCGAAGCAGCGGATGCATTTCGAATTGACGCCAGAACCGGTTGGATCACCGTGAACGATGACCGACTGCTTGATCGTGAGCAACGCAAGTCCTTGCATCTAATGGTGGAAGCAATTGAACGACATCCACCTTATATGCCAGACATCAATCTGCGCAAACCTGGTCCGAGTAAAGTCAAAGTCGACATTACGTTGCTCGATACAAATGACAACACGCCCAAATTCGAAAATGGCAATCTCTATGAATTCAAGGTACCCATAACGGCGCCGATGGGCTACAAAGTGGGACAAGTGGTTGCATTAGACCCAGATGAGGGGCCGAACGGCCTTCTATTATACGAGCTGCAACGACCGAAGGGCAGCGGTTATATACCATTTCAATTAGATACGAAAAACGGCACAATTTACGTCAACGGACCGTTAAGACGTGGACGTATAGCGGTATTTGTGGAAGCTAGCGATCAG ccCACTAATCCATCAGAGCGCCGTTTCTCATTAGCCGTTATTACGATTGAGGTTTATGCAACAATCGATGATCAAGTGATTGATTTTGTTGGTGCGCCGTATGAATTCTGGGTAGGCTCGAATGCTCCCTTAGGTACCTCTGTAGGACAGGTACGCACCACCCTCATCTACGAGGGAGAAGATGAAATTATGTACGATCTATTGCACACCTATTCCGAGGGCGTACCTTTTGCTATCGAGGAACGCTCGGGAATTATTACAGTGATACGCGAGTTATCCGAATTCACTCGAAAGGTGTACCTCTTCGAAGCGGTAGCCAATTAT CTTTTCGCAAACTCCACCAAAGCGCTCATCATGTCGCGCAGCTCGCCACCTGCTACCACGGCACCTACTCCCACCGAGCTCACTGATGAAGGCGTACTAATAACCAATGTCACCATACATGTTGTCATGAAACCCGAGAATAAGGTCCCCATGCGACCCGTTATCGA GGAAATCAATATGAACGTAATTCATTTTCATATCGAGGAGAATATTGTCGGGGGCATTATTGGTCAACTACTTTATAAAAACGGCGTTAACGTGCTCAACAACGAATTGGGCACCTATCGCCAATTCCAGACTGCCAGCAATGTGACGATGGGTAGTCGCTTTCGCAGTCGCAGCCGCAGTCGCAATACATCCTCAGCACGCATGCGCTCTCCACGACGTCTGGCCAGTGACACGAACCTCAAACTACGATATATCATTGCGAACCAACAGGAAGTGGTTAACAAAATCAGCATCGCCGAAGATGGCACACTGCTCACACTAACCGGTCTCGATCGCGAAGAAAAGGATCAGTACGATCTAACTGTGATCGTTGAGTACACAACCGGCTTGGTCAGTGGCGCCGGTATATACCAAGTGACGGTCGAAGTGGATGATGTGAACGACAACGCGCCCAAGTTTAATAGCTTGTCTTATGTGGGACTAATAAACGAGAATAGTATTAGCGGCACAGAGATCTCTGTTAATCAGCCGATTCAAATTACCGATGCTGATTTGGGCAAGAACGCCGAGTTCCGACTAATACTGCAAGGTGACTATAGCGACCAATTCACTATCGACTTCTACAATGCCAGCAAAGAAGCGCAGAATAAAAGTCGACACGCGCTACAAACGCCAGCCACTTTCAGCGTTTTCAATTTGACCGATCAATGGAATGAGGAGTTTAAATTCGTCGAAATGCAAAATATGCTTATGCAATCCGATATAAGACTGACCAGCGGTCCATACTTCCGTGTAACCTACAGTGGCAAGCGACCGCTGGATCGCGAGAAAGATCAGATCTATAAGCTCAAGTTAATCGCCATCGATACCGGCGGTTTGACCACTTATTCTCATCTCAATATACTTGTGGCCGATGTTAACGACAACGCGCCCATTTTCGAGCGTATCTCCGTCTTCAAAGAGTCAAAGGTGGAGATACGCGAATACACCACCGatatggaaatatattttgtgGACAACTCAGCCGTTCAAATGATGGGTATGATGTCATCGGCAATGGTTGTGCCGCCCTATCACATACCAGGATCACCACGTCTCAGTTCCGAGTTTAGCTTTAACAACAGTTTCGCAGATGTACGCCAGCAGCGTGGACGACGCCTGCGCAAACGCTTAAGTCGTGGAACTGGACAAAGTCCAATTATGAAATGTCCGCTATTTGCCATATATGAGAACACGCCCATCAGCACTAAAGTTCTCCAAGTTATGGCGAGTGATGAGGATTATGGCAGCAATGCGTTGGTGCACTATGAGCTGGCCGCTGAACACGTGGATCGCCCCATAGTTGGCGCGCAATTTTCTTCACGTTTTACCGGGGCTAGGCATTTCGCTATTGACAAGCTCAGTGGTGAACTGACAGTCAATTATCCGTTAGCCGCAAATCTAGATATGCTGCTGAATCTTACCGCCACTGATATTGACGGACTCAGGGATGTCACTTGTTTACGATTTACAGTAGTTGATGTCAATGATCATGCGCCTGTTTTTAAAAAGTCATGGTACAGTTTCGATACGGAAGAGGGCGAATATAAAGACAGCGTTTTGGGACAGGTGTTGGCCGTGGATCTTGATTATGGTgaaaacgcaaatatatcaTACAGTCTAAGTGAAACCGATTTGCCCTTCAAAATTAAAGAACTTTCCGGAGTAATAAAGATCACTGGCTTGCTGGATCGGGAAGTGCATCCCAAGTATAATTTTCAAGTAATTGCCACAGATAATGCCGAACCACTGTATCGCATGTCCAGCACTGTTGACATAGAAGTTAACGTCATGGACATCAATGACAATAAGCCCGAGTTTATAGGTTACGATGATGTGGAGAATGCGGAAAAATATATTGCCGATCTAACAGATCGCACATTAACTTTGCCGATCTACAAGGCTTATCTTGATCGCAGCACAAAGCCTGGCATGTTTGTAAAGCAAGTGAACGCCATTGATAAGGATTATGTTGGTAACGGTAATGGCTTGGTGCTCTACTCTATACTACACCAGGACATACACAATCCCATATTCCAGATAGATTCACGTGACGGCACGATCACAACTGTAGCAAGTTTCCGCAGCTACAATGAATATGAACACTTAAATGTGACCGTGGTTGCCTCAGACTTAGGCAGTCCGGCTCATTCATCCACCGCCGTAGTACTGATTAATCTGCAAGGACAAGCTGTCACTGAGCCCACCACAGACGACACAGAACCACCTAATGAACAGCGAAACGTTACCCTATTTCAACATCAGTACCACGAAGTACAAGTGCTAGAGAATAATATGGCGCCACTACAGCTAATTAAGATCAACATCACTAATGGACTTAATCCAGAAGTATTCCGTTGGAGCTTGATTATCGAAGAAACCGACGAAGAGAACTTCGATGCACAACCGCTATTTGAATTAGATCCGAAGACCACCACACTATTCGCCTTAAAATCTTTCGATCGTGAACTCAAAAGCCGCTATCAGTTACGTGTGCGCGCGGATCGTCTCAATCGTGAGCCACGCAACTATGCGCGTATTTCATATCCTGTCACTGACGAGCGAGTCGATGGCTTGGATCCGAACGAATGTCGCATCATTGTAAACATCCAAGATGAGAACGATAATGAACCGCGGTTCAAATCCGCCGGTCAGGCTATCATTGCAGTAGTGCCGCGCACGGCTACCTTTGGTTATCCGGTCACAATAGTGAAGGCATTCGATGCAGACGAGGGAATAAATGCTGAAATACGCTACCGTTTGTTAAATGAACCCTCCCGTCTCTTTGGCATCGATGAGTTGACGGGTAAAATACGTCTTATCGGCATTATACCAATGGATCAGCGTGTATATGGCTTCGATGTGAAAGCCACGGATCGTGGAGGCGCTGACGATGGACGTAGCAGTATCGTGAACGTTTTCGTGTACATCATCGATGAGGCGCGGCAAGTACGCATTGTGGTCGCTGGGAAGCCTGTAGAAGTGGAGCAGCGAATCGATGCGCTGATGCATGTACTCAGTGAGGCTATACAAATGGACGTGCGTGTGCGTCTATTGGAACCACATGTGGGCGGACTTGAACCAGC CACCGATGCCTATATTTATGCAGTTGATTACCGCACTAATGCAATTTTGGAAATGGAGCAACTACAGGA ACTGCTTGCGGGCCTGCAACTAGACGCTCTgcaattgcaacagcaacaaggcAAGGATGGCAACTACGACCACAAAAAGATAATGCCCCGCATCATTGAGCTCGCCGAATTCGGGCAACTGACACATAACACACCGCATTCGGGGAACTTCATAAGCGGCCTGGAGATCGTCAGCATTGTCTTGATTGTACTGTGCGGCATCGGAGCCACAATGATAGCACTTTGCTTCCTGTGTCTGCGGCAGAAACG CAGCACCATTTGGACGCAGCCGGAATTTCCCTCATCGGAGACCGGTCTCACATACAGTGTGGCACGTACCGGGCTTGCAGTAGCCGGCAGCCGTCGTCAACATCGCCATCGCCAGCGCCAGCTGCAACataagcaacagcagcagcataagcaattgcaacaacaacaacaagtacagcTTTACGGTAAATCAGTCAAGACCACAAGTTCATTCATTCCGGAGTCGGTGTGCTCGTCCTCGTCGCACACACCGTCCACGGCTGTTGCTGCTTCACCGCACAGTGAGCACCAGcataagcaacaacagcaacatcaccAGCAGCCACATAATCAATTGCAATCGTTGCATCCAGCACACCAGCATTCACACCATCATCCGCACAGCCATAATCACGCGCTTCATTCGCATCTCAATCACTACACACAGAGTGGacatgcgcagcagcagcagctacaACAAGTGTCCCACCAACATCTTACAGA TCAGCGGCAGCGTGAATATATCGATGTGCCACTTCCCAAGTCCGTTGCCAAGTTAGCGGCAAGCAATCGCTCTACAACAATAGAGAACGAGCCCACGTCGCTGCCATTCGTGCTCTCCTACAATGTGCGCCAACCAGTGAATAATCT TTCACCCAGCGCATACGAGACTTCTATGTTTTCGCTGCACTCGAACGGTCAGGATTCGGGCGTTGACTTCCGCAGCAGTCGCGAGTTGTACGAAACGTCGCCGGACTCCTTCAAAACCAGTTCGCCGCACTCACAGAATTTGAACGCATCCGAATTGCTCTGCCCTAGACATGCCAAGCAtaagcacagcaacaacaatattgcGAATGGGAGTGGCTGTAGCGGTACGGTAGCGATCGGCAACGACAGCAG TGACAACTACGAGGACTCACTTAAGAATGACGAGCCGCTGGTAGCGTCCAACTGCCGCAGTTCGCAGCATAGCTCACTGTGCGATCATCACCACCGAAACGACTATCAAAACACGAACTTCGAGAAGCGCTCGGGCGTGCGACACTCCTTCTCCGGCGTCAAGGATGATTTGGTGCAGCACTCGCCACAGATTTCGCTGCGTCCACGCGGCCATATACTGCGCAACTCCATGAACGATCTGGAGGAGCGACTGCACAACTTGGAGCAATCGTTTCGACGGCCAATGGATTATACGAAGTCCAGTTCGATTTTTTAA